The following proteins are encoded in a genomic region of Lachnospiraceae bacterium KM106-2:
- a CDS encoding two-component sensor histidine kinase — translation MRCVKEKLKNSEIRTKILFLYVTALILTLCVAIGIFSFIYEHNTKIEVGEAGVQTMNALNGNLEVIFDNVTQFSNLIYFDKDIQTSLSKLQKNEMDASVLHNIQKSLSNMILSGKYISSVFIFDQYNNYYRSYKVGPIHVDKDQLKQTAWYQRMIQANGDGFFIHKCESVLKFPTRPKRNYISYVREIMDVNDYRHLASLLITIDESTIRDYFTEVSKENSSTFCIVDSKGDFIIPPEENSKEIRENLSSIKKEEIGYKTVGLPDRDAVLVHKKMQYNDWTIVGLMNITTQEKVRENYVTTVVIVAIVTTLFMVVCTIAMTKMIFWPLKKVQLHMKKVEAGKFQKIEISGSHKNEINQLKIGFNHMVYSLEELIEKVKYEEKIIAKGELDLIQAQINPHFLYNTLDAASALALIEDNENCFKIIQALGRFYRNSLNSGKDVISVEDEIDCIQSYLTILNIRYENRIQVTYDIEEEIKPLNMLKLILQPIVENAVYHGIKEREGKGHITIKGYRDEDEIIFIVSDDGQGMSQECIERILKGKTQTGKSGFGLYSLIQRISLFYNIIDPLTITSEVGTGTEIIIRVKVIRGDGADGTEGIGR, via the coding sequence ATGAGATGTGTGAAAGAAAAATTAAAGAATAGTGAAATACGGACCAAGATTCTGTTCCTGTATGTTACCGCATTAATTTTAACGTTATGTGTTGCCATTGGCATTTTTTCTTTTATCTATGAACACAATACCAAGATCGAGGTTGGTGAAGCTGGTGTTCAGACGATGAACGCATTGAATGGTAACTTAGAGGTTATCTTTGACAATGTAACTCAATTTTCCAACCTCATTTATTTTGATAAAGATATTCAGACCTCTTTATCTAAATTACAGAAAAATGAGATGGATGCATCGGTTTTACATAATATTCAAAAGAGTTTGAGCAACATGATCTTATCAGGAAAGTATATCTCCTCGGTCTTTATCTTTGATCAGTATAACAATTATTATCGTTCTTATAAGGTCGGACCGATTCATGTAGATAAAGATCAGCTAAAACAGACCGCTTGGTATCAGCGTATGATACAAGCTAATGGAGATGGCTTCTTTATTCATAAGTGCGAGAGTGTGCTGAAGTTTCCAACGAGACCAAAGAGAAATTATATTTCCTATGTTCGAGAGATCATGGATGTAAATGACTATCGACATTTGGCAAGTTTATTAATTACGATCGATGAATCTACCATAAGAGATTACTTTACAGAGGTATCGAAAGAAAATAGTTCTACGTTTTGCATTGTTGATTCCAAAGGTGATTTTATAATTCCTCCGGAAGAAAACAGCAAGGAGATCAGAGAGAATCTTTCATCTATTAAGAAAGAAGAGATCGGTTATAAGACGGTTGGCTTACCAGACCGAGATGCTGTACTAGTACATAAAAAGATGCAATATAATGACTGGACGATTGTCGGATTAATGAATATTACTACTCAAGAGAAGGTACGTGAGAATTACGTAACGACTGTTGTGATTGTCGCAATTGTTACGACCTTGTTTATGGTGGTTTGTACCATTGCAATGACGAAGATGATCTTTTGGCCATTGAAAAAAGTTCAATTACATATGAAGAAAGTTGAGGCAGGAAAGTTCCAGAAGATTGAGATAAGTGGTTCGCATAAGAATGAGATCAATCAGTTGAAGATTGGTTTTAACCACATGGTATACTCGCTGGAAGAGTTGATTGAAAAGGTGAAATATGAAGAGAAGATCATAGCAAAAGGGGAACTTGACTTAATTCAGGCACAGATCAATCCACACTTTTTATATAATACATTAGATGCAGCCAGCGCTTTGGCATTGATTGAAGATAATGAGAATTGTTTCAAGATCATTCAGGCATTAGGACGATTTTATCGAAACAGTCTTAATTCGGGCAAGGATGTCATCTCGGTAGAAGACGAGATCGATTGCATTCAGAGTTATTTAACGATACTTAATATTCGATATGAAAATAGAATTCAGGTTACTTATGATATTGAGGAGGAGATAAAGCCTTTAAATATGCTTAAGTTAATTCTACAGCCGATTGTAGAGAATGCAGTCTATCATGGTATTAAAGAACGAGAAGGAAAAGGACACATTACGATTAAAGGATATCGAGATGAGGATGAGATCATCTTTATCGTTAGTGATGATGGACAAGGCATGTCGCAAGAGTGTATTGAACGCATTCTAAAAGGAAAGACACAGACAGGAAAATCCGGCTTTGGTCTT